The following are encoded in a window of Chaetodon auriga isolate fChaAug3 chromosome 24, fChaAug3.hap1, whole genome shotgun sequence genomic DNA:
- the phka1a gene encoding phosphorylase b kinase regulatory subunit alpha, skeletal muscle isoform isoform X3, translated as MRSRSNSGVKLDNYARMVHQTILRHQDPVTGLLPGGPDQPHSWVRDNVYSILSVWALSLAYRKNADRDEDKAKAYELEQSVVKLMRGILQCIMRQLDKVEKFKYSRSTSDSLHAKYDTHTCAPVVGDDQWGHLQVDATSLFLFFLAQMTASGLHIVYTQDEVDVVQNLMFYIETAYKVADYGMWERGDKTNQGITEINASSIGMAKAALEALDDLNLFGAKGGPGSVVHALADDIQHCQSILTSMLPRASMSKEVDAGVLAIISYPAFAVEDMSIVNLTKEEIISKLQGRYGCCRFLRDGHKTPKEDPNRLYYESAELKLFENIECEWPLFWTYLILDGIFINSPEQVQEYQEALEGILIKQKDGVRLLPELYSVPPDKVEEEYVNPHSVERIPMGKCPLKWGQSLYILGNLLSEGFLAPGEIDPLNRRFSTIPKPDVVVQVSVLAETEEIKQLLLKNGIEVETVADIHPIHVQPSRVLSHIYARLGRNPRLGLTGRPYRRIGVLGTSKFYIIRNTIFSFTPQFIDHQQFYLALDNKMIVEMLRTEIAYLSCRWRMTGRPTVTFPISQSMLTEDHTNLDPAVLATLKKLQDGYFGGARIQTGKLSEFMTTSCFAHLSFLDGKGSGSMSRREEEYDDDDDGDGYVHELRCDDEADDLAQYLDHLLAHSAPKKPTQQVKGLGRFKAVATKTKEMVSLKNKAQDLNVHNVNMYLSNKLFRSSQPSLNLNLPDSSAPPDAQIPEVTVTAESGIPRDASGAIDYNALALLLKDMQSLQDQADILYILFKDKGMDWDTRLHGKGSTVRSLLTDLYEKAGELKHWSLIRMISGMLRKKVEELDSACSDLLAHQKHLTVGLPPEPREKTIAAPIPPDQLAALIDEASDNNISVAILTQEIMVYLAMSIRTQPSLFSEMFRLRIGLIIQVMATELAQSLNCSGEEATESLMSLSPSELKNLLHHILSGKEFGVQRSVRELDAGVSPAISIHHLGNVGATKSERAGISKLKSDMKMVGRRGCEINARFSPGTQMLESAGSWGCFLSPSSFFITVAKDTRHGQWLRRRRLDGALNRVPVGFYQKVWKILQKCHGLSIEGFVLPSSTTREMTPGEIKFSVHVETVLNRVPQPEYRQLLVEAILVLTMLADVEIQSIGSIIHVEKIVHLANDMFYKDQRDLGAEEHILERDLSTGVCRLLYDSAPSGRFGSMTYLTKAVAAYVQDFLPSGSCAVQ; from the exons ATGAGAAGCAGGAGCAACTCGGGCGTTAAACTGGACAACTATGCCCGGATGGTCCACCAGACTATCCTGAGACACCAA GACCCAGTGACGGGTCTTCTGCCCGGCGGGCCGGACCAGCCGCACTCCTGGGTCAGAGACAATGTTTACAGCATCTTGTCCGTGTGGGCCCTCAGTCTGGCCTACAGGAAGAACGCCGACAGGGACGAAGACAAGGCCAAAGCCTACGAGCTGGAGCAG AGCGTGGTGAAGCTAATGAGAGGCATCCTGCAGTGCATAATGAGGCAG CTGGACAAGGTGGAGAAGTTTAAGTACAGCAGGAGCACCTCAGACTCGCTCCACGCCAAGTACGACACCCACACCTGCGCCCCTGTCGTTGGCGACGACCAGTGGGGTCACCTGCAGGTGGACGCCACGTCCCTCTTCCTGTTCTTCCTCGCTCAGATGACCGCATCCG GTCTCCACATCGTCTACACCCAGGATGAAGTGGACGTAGTTCAGAATCTCATGTTCTACATCGAGACGGCCTACAAAGTGGCT GATTACGGGATGTGGGAACGAGGAGACAAAACCAACCAGGGCATCACGGAGATCAACGCCAGCTCTATAGGCATGGCCAAG GCAGCTCTGGAGGCTTTGGACGACCTTAACCTGTTTGGAGCGAAAGGAGGACCTGGATCTGTGGTCCACGCCTTGGCTGATGACATACAGCACtgccag TCCATCCTGACGTCGATGTTACCCAGAGCCTCCATGTCCAAAGAGGTGGATGCCGGAGTCCTCGCCATCATCTCCTATCCCGCCTTCGCTGTTGAGGACATGAGCATCGTCAACCTCACCAAGGAGGAGATCATCTCTAAACTGCAG GGTCGATACGGCTGCTGCAGGTTTCTCAGAGACGGACACAAAACACCTAAAGAG GATCCAAACCGCCTGTATTACGAGTCTGCTGAGCTGAAGCTCTTTGAAAACATCGAGTGTGAGTGGCCGCTGTTCTGGACCTACCTCATCCTGGACGGCATTTTTATCAACAGCCCTGAACAG GTGCAGGAGTACCAGGAGGCTCTGGAGGGCATCCTGATCAAGCAGAAAGACGGGGTGCGACTGCTGCCGGAGCTCTACAGCGTCCCCCCAGACAAG gtggaggaggagtatGTGAACCCTCACTCTGTGGAGAGGATCCCGATGGGCAAATGTCCTCTGAAATGGGGACAGTCTCTTTACATCCTGGGAAACCTTTTGTCCGAG GGATTTCTGGCCCCCGGGGAGATTGACCCTCTTAACCGGCGTTTCTCCACCATCCCCAAACCTGACGTGGTCGTACAGG TGTCAGTTCTGGCAGAGACTGAGGAGAtcaagcagctgctgctgaagaacGGTATCGAGGTGGAGACGGTCGCCGACATCCATCCCATCCACGTGCAGCCCTCCAGAGTCCTGAGCCACATCTACGCCAGACTCG GCCGTAACCCGAGGCTGGGTCTGACGGGGCGACCCTACAGGAGGATAGGAGTGCTGGGAACCTCCAAGTTCTACATCATCAGGAACACCATATTCTCCTTCACACCTCAG TTCATCGACCACCAGCAGTTCTACTTGGCGCTGGACAACAAAATGATCGTGGAGATGCTGAGGACGGAAATCGCCTACCTCTCGTGCAGGTGGAGGATGACCGGACGGCCCACCGTCACTTTTCCCATTTCACAGAGCATGCTGA ctgaaGACCACACAAACCTGGACCCTGCAGTCTTGGCTACgctgaagaagctgcaggaTGGATATTTCGGAGGAGCGAG gatcCAGACGGGGAAGCTGTCGGAGTTCatgaccacttcctgtttcgCTCACCTGAGCTTCCTGGACGGTAAGGGTTCTGGCAGCATGAGCCGCCGCGAGGAGgagtatgatgatgatgatgacggcgATGGATACGTGCATGAGTTACGCTGTGATGATG AGGCCGATGACCTCGCCCAGTACCTGGACCACCTGTTGGCTCACTCTGCCCCCAAGAAGCCCACGCAGCAGGTCAAAGGTCTGGGGAGGTTCAAGGCCGTCGCCACCAAAACCAAGGAGATGGTGTCTCTGAAGAACAAGGCCCAGGACCTCAACGTTCACA ATGTCAACATGTACCTGTCGAACAAGCTGTTCCGCTCCTCTCAGCCTTCCCTCAACCTGAACCTCCCAGACTCCTCCGCGCCGCCGGACGCTCAG ATCCCCGAGGTGACGGTCACAGCAGAGAGCGGCATCCCCAGAGACGCCAGCGGCGCCATCGACTACAACGCTTTGGCCCTGCTGCTGAAAGACATGCAGAGTCTGCAGGACCAGGCAGACATTCTCTACATCCTCTTCAAAGACAA ggGAATGGACTGGGACACCCGTCTGCACGGCAAAGGCTCCACGGTGAGATCTCTGCTGACTGACCTTTACGAGAAGGCGGGTGAACTCAAACACTGGAGCCTCATCAGGATGATCTCTGGCATGCTGAGGAAGAAGGTGGAGGAGCTCGACTCG GCCTGCTCTGATTTGCTGGCGCACCAGAAGCACCTGACAGTGGGTCTGCCTCCCGAGCCGAGAGAGAAGACCATCGCCGCTCCCATCCCCCCGGACCAGCTGGCCGCCCTCATCGACGAGGCCAGCGACAACAACATCAGCGTGGCCATACTCACTCAG GAGATCATGGTGTACCTGGCCATGAGCATCAGGACTCAGCCCAGCCTGTTCAGTGAGATGTTCAGGCTCCGCATCGGGCTGATCATCCAGGTGATGGCCACCGAGCTGGCCCAGTCCCTCAACTGCTCAG gagaggAGGCCACGGAGAGTTTGATGAGTCTCAGTCCATCAGAGCTGAAGaacctcctccaccacatccTCAGCGGGAAGGAGTTTGGAGTGCAGCGCAGCG TCAGAGAGCTGGACGCCGGCGTCAGTCCCGCCATCTCCATCCACCACCTGGGCAACGTGGGCGCCACCAAGAGCGAGAGAGCCGGCATCAGCAAGCTGAAGAGCGACATGAAGATGGTAGGACGCCGCGGCTGTGAGATAAACGCACGCTTCTCAC CTGGAACACAG ATGCTGGAGTCCGCCGGCTCTTGGGGCTGTTTTCTGTCACCGTCCAGTTTCtt CATTACGGTGGCTAAGGATACCAGACACGGCCAGTGGCTGCGCAGGAGGCGTCTGGATGGAGCGCTGAACCGCGTCCCCGTGGGCTTCTATCAGAAGGTCTGGAAGATCCTGCAGAAG TGCCACGGTTTGTCCATTGAAGGGTTTGTCCTTCCGTCTTCCACCACCAGAGAG ATGACGCCAGGAGAGATCAAGTTCTCCGTCCACGTGGAGACGGTTTTGAACCGCGTCCCTCAGCCTGAGTACCggcagctgctggtggaggccATCCTGGTGCTCACCATGCTGGCCGACGTGGAGATCCAGAGCATCGGCTCCATCATCCACGTGGAGAAGATCGTCCACCTGGCCAACGACATGTTCTATAAGGACCAG AGGGACCTGGGGGCAGAGGAGCACATCCTGGAGAGGGACCTGTCCACCGGAGTGTGCAGGCTGCTGTACGACAGCGCCCCCAGCGGCCGCTTCGGGAGCATGACCTACCTCACCAAGGCCGTGGCGGCGTACGTGCAGGACTTCCTGCCCAGCGGGTCGTGCGCGGTGCAGTGA